The following coding sequences are from one Salvia hispanica cultivar TCC Black 2014 chromosome 3, UniMelb_Shisp_WGS_1.0, whole genome shotgun sequence window:
- the LOC125216937 gene encoding putative lipid-transfer protein DIR1: protein MSNSSTFNLLLVCAFALLAVSAMADGSAYATATPSTICNVGVSELAQCLPAITGKAPPRPTKECCGVMKKANLRCLCNYKAQFKSFGIDPAKAMALPKKCGRNLPRQC, encoded by the coding sequence ATGTCCAACTCAAGCACCTTCAACCTCCTCCTAGTATGCGCGTTCGCGCTCCTCGCCGTCTCCGCAATGGCCGACGGCAGCGCGTACGCGACAGCCACGCCGTCGACCATATGCAACGTGGGCGTGTCGGAGCTGGCGCAGTGCCTCCCGGCGATAACCGGGAAGGCTCCGCCGCGGCCGACGAAGGAGTGCTGTGGGGTGATGAAGAAGGCCAACCTGCGGTGCCTATGCAACTACAAGGCGCAGTTCAAAAGCTTCGGAATAGATCCAGCTAAAGCCATGGCGTTGCCCAAAAAGTGTGGCCGTAACCTTCCAAGACAATGCTGA